A segment of the Promicromonospora sukumoe genome:
TTCTTGAAGAGCAGGCCCGCCATCGGCCAGAACGCGCCCTGGTGGCCCGCCGCCTCGGCGGCCAGCGCCGCGGTGAGGGCGTACGGGTGCGGCTCGAACAGCGGGAAGTGGCGCCAGACCAGGCGGACCTGGCCGTCCGACGCCTTGATGAGCTCGTGCAGCACCGGCTTGGCCGCGCCGCAGTAGGGGCACTCGAAGTCGCCGAACTCCACGATGGTGAACGGCGCCTCCGGGTTGCCGTACGCCCAGCGGAACGCGAAGTCGTCGGCGTCGTGCGCTGCCGGTACGGCGCTGGCCTTGGCCTCGCGCGTGCCGTTCTCGGACTCGTCGGTCGTCATGTCGCTCATGATCCCACCACCCCTGCCGCGTCGAGCAGGGTCTCCGCGGCGGCGCGCGCGTGGTGCGCGGCGTCCGGCGTGCCCGCGATGGCCGCCGTGGTCTGCGCGCCCTCGGCCAGGATGGCGAGCTGCGGGGCCAGGGCCGGCGGCCCTCCGGCGTCGGCCACCAGGCGCGTGACGTACTCCTGGAAGGTGCGCTTCTGCTCGCGGACGGCGTCCGCGACGGCGGTCGACGCCGCGCCCAGCTCGCCGTGCGTGTTGATGAACGCGCACCCGCGGAAGTCCGGCTCGCGGAACCACGCGTCGAGGAAGTCGAAGATCACCAGGATACGCTCGCGGGCCGTCGTCGCGCGCTCGGAGGTGGACGCGAGCCCGCTGTCCCAGACCGACGTGCGGTGCTGCAGGACGGC
Coding sequences within it:
- a CDS encoding DsbA family protein gives rise to the protein MSDMTTDESENGTREAKASAVPAAHDADDFAFRWAYGNPEAPFTIVEFGDFECPYCGAAKPVLHELIKASDGQVRLVWRHFPLFEPHPYALTAALAAEAAGHQGAFWPMAGLLFKNQDSLDDASILRYGDQLGLDTSTLVGDPAQKFAEAVRTDYQDGIDAGVHGTPTLFVNGEPYLGDVTVTDLRDTMGLSRKRSRFGR
- a CDS encoding TetR/AcrR family transcriptional regulator, producing the protein MLDEKTAREAVVLAADELFYARGVQAVGMDAVRTSAGVSLKRIYSLFASKDELIVAVLQHRTSVWDSGLASTSERATTARERILVIFDFLDAWFREPDFRGCAFINTHGELGAASTAVADAVREQKRTFQEYVTRLVADAGGPPALAPQLAILAEGAQTTAAIAGTPDAAHHARAAAETLLDAAGVVGS